In Xanthomonas sp. SI, the following are encoded in one genomic region:
- a CDS encoding hemin uptake protein HemP has protein sequence MTAQPVLLRHPETLSLRERALPRAVPVEETISSEALLKGRREVLIQHGDRVYRLRHTSNDKLILTK, from the coding sequence ATGACCGCTCAACCCGTCCTGTTGCGTCACCCAGAAACCCTGAGCCTGCGCGAGCGTGCGCTGCCGCGCGCGGTCCCGGTCGAAGAGACGATCAGTAGCGAAGCGCTGCTGAAGGGGCGTCGCGAAGTGCTGATCCAGCATGGCGATCGCGTGTATCGCCTGCGCCATACCAGCAACGACAAGCTGATCCTGACCAAGTAA
- a CDS encoding aldo/keto reductase, with amino-acid sequence MHYRRLGATGLQLSALSFGAWINFGGQIGRDEARNLIAAAWDHGVNFFDNAEVYARGRAEQVMGDVIADLRLPRDGYCVSSKVYFGAVDAPRPTQRGLSRKHVTDACHAALKRLRVDYLDLYYCHRPDPDTPVEETVRAMDALVRQGKVLYWGTSEWPAERIREAAQVAQALGLQGPSMEQPQYNLLHRERVEQEYAPLYAELGLGTTIWSPLASGLLTGKYNDGIDPASRLGQAGNAWLHDEVIGPPAQRRVERARRFTALAAAEGVAPAALAIAWCLRNPHVSTVILGASRVTQLLQNFDALPLAEREDAAWWAQVETAVA; translated from the coding sequence ATGCATTACCGTCGCCTTGGCGCCACCGGCTTGCAGCTGTCGGCGCTGTCGTTCGGCGCCTGGATCAACTTCGGCGGACAGATCGGCCGCGACGAAGCGCGCAACCTGATCGCCGCCGCCTGGGACCATGGGGTCAACTTCTTCGACAACGCCGAGGTCTACGCGCGTGGCCGCGCCGAGCAGGTGATGGGCGATGTGATCGCCGACCTGCGGCTGCCGCGCGACGGCTATTGCGTGTCCAGCAAGGTGTACTTCGGCGCGGTCGACGCGCCGCGCCCGACCCAGCGCGGGCTGTCGCGCAAGCACGTCACCGACGCCTGCCATGCCGCGCTGAAGCGGCTGCGGGTGGACTATCTGGACCTGTACTACTGCCATCGTCCCGACCCTGACACGCCGGTGGAGGAAACCGTGCGCGCGATGGACGCGCTGGTGCGGCAGGGCAAGGTGTTGTACTGGGGCACCTCCGAATGGCCGGCCGAACGCATCCGCGAAGCGGCGCAAGTGGCGCAGGCGCTCGGCCTGCAGGGGCCGTCGATGGAGCAGCCGCAATACAACCTGCTGCATCGCGAGCGTGTGGAGCAGGAATACGCGCCGCTGTACGCAGAACTCGGCCTGGGCACTACGATCTGGTCGCCGCTGGCCTCGGGCCTGCTGACCGGCAAGTACAACGACGGCATCGACCCGGCCTCGCGCCTGGGCCAGGCCGGCAACGCCTGGCTGCACGACGAAGTGATCGGGCCGCCGGCGCAGCGTCGCGTGGAGCGCGCGCGCCGTTTCACCGCGCTGGCGGCCGCCGAGGGCGTGGCGCCGGCGGCGCTGGCGATCGCCTGGTGCCTGCGCAACCCGCACGTGTCCACGGTGATCCTCGGCGCCAGCCGTGTCACCCAGTTGCTGCAGAACTTCGACGCGCTGCCGCTGGCCGAGCGCGAAGATGCGGCGTGGTGGGCGCAGGTCGAGACGGCGGTGGCCTGA
- a CDS encoding nucleoside transporter C-terminal domain-containing protein — protein sequence MVEGLGRIGFGLFGLAVLIGITWLFSNNKRAVDWKLVATGLVLQIGFASLVLLVPGGREVFNWLGQLFVKVLSFVNEGSNFIFGSLMDTTSNGFIFAFQVLPTIIFFSALMGVLYHLGVMQAVVRVMAWAITKVMRVSGAETTSVCASVFIGQTEAPLTVRPYIPKMTESELLTMMIGGMAHIAGGVLAAYVGMLGGSDPAQQAFYAKHLLAASIMAAPATLVVAKLLIPETGTPLTRGTVKMEVEKTTSNIIDAAAAGAGDGLRLALNIGAMLLAFIALIALVNAPLTWLGDATGLAAAIGRPTNLSTIFGYVLAPIAWVIGTPWADATTVGSLIGQKVVINEFVAYSELSKIVKGEIPGMQLSEEGRLIATYALCGFANFSSIAIQIGGIGGLAPERRQDLARFGLRAVLGGSIATFMTATIAGVLSHFG from the coding sequence ATGGTCGAGGGTTTGGGGAGGATCGGCTTCGGCCTGTTCGGGTTGGCGGTGCTGATCGGGATCACCTGGTTGTTCTCGAACAACAAGCGCGCCGTGGATTGGAAGCTGGTCGCGACCGGCCTGGTGCTGCAGATCGGCTTCGCCTCGCTGGTGCTGCTGGTGCCGGGCGGGCGCGAGGTCTTCAACTGGCTGGGACAGCTGTTCGTGAAGGTGCTGAGCTTCGTCAACGAAGGCTCCAACTTCATCTTCGGCAGCCTGATGGACACCACCAGCAACGGTTTCATCTTCGCCTTCCAGGTGTTGCCGACGATCATCTTCTTCTCCGCGCTGATGGGCGTGCTCTACCACCTGGGGGTGATGCAGGCGGTGGTGCGGGTGATGGCCTGGGCGATCACCAAGGTGATGCGCGTGTCCGGCGCGGAGACCACCAGCGTCTGCGCCAGCGTGTTCATCGGCCAGACCGAGGCGCCGCTGACGGTGCGCCCGTACATCCCGAAGATGACCGAATCCGAATTGCTGACGATGATGATCGGCGGCATGGCGCACATCGCCGGCGGCGTGCTCGCCGCCTACGTGGGCATGCTCGGCGGCAGCGATCCGGCGCAGCAGGCGTTCTACGCCAAGCACCTGCTGGCGGCGAGCATCATGGCCGCGCCGGCGACGCTGGTGGTGGCCAAGCTGCTGATCCCGGAAACCGGCACGCCGCTGACCCGCGGTACGGTCAAGATGGAAGTGGAGAAGACCACCAGCAACATCATCGACGCGGCCGCCGCCGGCGCCGGCGACGGCCTGCGCCTGGCGCTGAACATCGGTGCGATGCTGCTTGCGTTCATCGCGCTGATCGCGCTGGTCAACGCACCGCTGACCTGGCTCGGCGACGCCACCGGCCTGGCTGCGGCGATCGGCCGCCCGACCAACCTGTCCACCATCTTCGGCTATGTACTGGCGCCGATCGCCTGGGTGATCGGCACGCCGTGGGCGGATGCGACCACGGTCGGCTCGCTGATCGGGCAGAAGGTCGTGATCAACGAGTTCGTCGCCTACAGCGAGCTGTCGAAAATCGTCAAGGGCGAGATCCCCGGCATGCAGCTGAGCGAGGAAGGCCGGCTGATCGCCACCTACGCGCTGTGCGGCTTCGCCAACTTCAGCTCGATCGCGATCCAGATCGGCGGCATCGGCGGGCTGGCCCCGGAGCGGCGCCAGGACCTGGCGCGGTTCGGCCTGCGCGCGGTGCTCGGCGGTTCGATCGCCACCTTCATGACCGCCACCATCGCCGGCGTGCTGTCGCACTTCGGCTGA
- a CDS encoding ribokinase — MSSVIVVGSFNVDHVWRCETLPAPGATIAGRYSTGPGGKGFNQAVAAARAGARTTFVCALGDDAGGAMARALAAQDGIDLAAEASTEPTGTGGIYVDGHGRNTIVIGAGANAALSLGFVQAQRALLGSARVLLAQLESPIETIEATLALARETGLTTVLNAAPANAQTSIGLLKLADVLTPNETEFAALLTRHVGERVDADDVAATDGGSLHALCRKLLPGGTVVVTLGAVGAFISHPEERQRGDTQPYYRIGAEAAQTVDTTGAGDAFNGALAASLAQSPNASFATHVRFANHYAARSTEAEGAAASMPRLVPDAG, encoded by the coding sequence ATGAGTTCGGTCATCGTCGTCGGTTCGTTCAATGTCGACCACGTCTGGCGCTGCGAAACCCTGCCCGCCCCTGGCGCCACCATCGCCGGCCGCTACAGCACAGGCCCCGGCGGCAAGGGCTTCAACCAGGCGGTGGCGGCGGCGCGCGCCGGCGCCCGCACCACCTTCGTGTGCGCGCTCGGCGACGATGCCGGCGGCGCGATGGCGCGCGCGCTGGCGGCACAGGACGGCATCGACCTGGCCGCCGAGGCCAGCACCGAGCCGACCGGCACCGGCGGCATCTACGTCGACGGCCACGGCCGCAACACCATCGTCATCGGCGCCGGCGCCAACGCCGCGTTGAGCCTGGGCTTCGTGCAGGCGCAGCGCGCGCTGCTGGGCTCGGCGCGGGTGCTGCTGGCGCAGCTGGAATCGCCGATCGAGACCATCGAGGCGACCCTGGCGCTGGCGCGCGAGACCGGCCTGACCACCGTGCTCAACGCCGCGCCGGCGAATGCGCAGACCAGCATCGGCCTGCTCAAGCTGGCCGACGTGCTGACCCCGAACGAAACCGAGTTCGCCGCACTGCTGACGCGCCACGTCGGCGAGCGCGTGGATGCCGACGACGTCGCCGCCACCGATGGCGGCAGCCTGCACGCGCTGTGCCGCAAGCTGCTGCCGGGCGGCACCGTGGTGGTGACGCTGGGCGCGGTGGGCGCGTTCATCTCGCACCCCGAAGAGCGCCAGCGCGGCGATACGCAGCCGTATTACCGCATCGGCGCCGAGGCCGCGCAGACCGTGGACACCACCGGCGCCGGCGATGCGTTCAACGGCGCGCTGGCGGCCTCGCTGGCGCAATCGCCGAACGCCAGCTTCGCCACCCATGTGCGCTTCGCCAATCACTACGCGGCGCGTTCGACCGAAGCCGAAGGCGCTGCCGCATCGATGCCGCGACTGGTGCCCGACGCCGGTTGA
- a CDS encoding DUF4893 domain-containing protein — translation MPRFSVMSFGALCVLLAPLSALAAQRCDWNSTAADADRAAVTVSADSLQQAIAPHYGDADQEDGAALARTLLQRAQSPQLPGKLEGRWKVRSIQVDQRFAYAYPYFKAEIARDPCGYRLSKTSGSQRRSGTLYPLAKDSREFAFLGASTVNDDPQGHYAPGNVSDGTNGNSVGRLVALGPDELLLILDGNAKGFELYQLIR, via the coding sequence ATGCCCCGTTTTTCCGTCATGTCGTTCGGCGCGCTGTGCGTGCTGCTTGCCCCGCTGTCCGCTCTCGCCGCGCAGCGCTGCGACTGGAACAGCACTGCCGCCGACGCCGACCGCGCCGCGGTGACCGTCTCCGCGGACAGCCTGCAACAGGCGATCGCGCCGCACTACGGCGATGCCGACCAGGAAGACGGCGCGGCACTGGCGCGCACGCTGCTGCAGCGTGCGCAGTCGCCGCAGCTGCCGGGCAAACTGGAAGGCCGCTGGAAGGTGCGCTCGATCCAGGTCGACCAGCGCTTCGCCTATGCCTACCCCTACTTTAAAGCCGAGATCGCGCGCGATCCGTGCGGCTATCGCCTGAGCAAGACCAGCGGCTCGCAGCGCCGCAGCGGCACGCTGTATCCGCTGGCCAAGGACAGCCGCGAGTTCGCGTTTCTCGGCGCCAGCACGGTCAACGACGATCCGCAGGGCCACTACGCGCCCGGCAACGTCTCCGACGGCACCAATGGCAACAGTGTCGGGCGCCTGGTGGCGCTGGGACCCGACGAACTGCTGCTGATCCTGGACGGCAACGCCAAGGGCTTCGAGCTGTATCAGCTGATCCGCTGA